In the Anaerolineae bacterium genome, TCTGATAGTAGTTTGATTTGATTTTATTTTTTTGATAAGCAACGATGAGAGTTGAAGTAGCAGTTTGGGTTCAACGCCCGCCACATCCTATCACAAAACAACTCGGCGCGTAACGGCAAAAACAGGGTTTTTGTATAGTCACAAATGACCGTTGTCTGGTCAAAAATGACCATTTTCTGGAGCTACTTAACCTTGTAAATAACAGGCAGATATATTTTTTGCCCAAACTCGTACGCGCCAATGTCGCTGCCGTCACCGCCGGTAGCGTTGGCAATGTTGTCCATGTCTACCGGGCGGGGTCGCCCGCGTTGGTCCGTGTTAAAACTACCGGTATGGCCTTGATCAATGGCCGGGCTGCCGGGTGGCAAGGCATGGGTTTGGGTTGGTCCGCCGTTATCGGCCAGGGGGCCAAGCAGCGGGTCGGTATTGATCAGATCACTGGCCTGGGTCAGGTTGCAGGTGTTCCCGTTTTCCAGGTTGTATCCCTGAGAAACAAACATATTGGGCGCGCTTGTTGGCTGGCTGGTGCAGTTGGCCGGCAGCATGGTGGCACTGTTACCGGCCACAAGGCTGTTTTTGAGGGTGGTGGCGGTACCCCAAGCGGCCGGGTCTAGTAACCCGGTGCCCAGGCCGCCGCCGGTCACATTGGCGTGATTACCGGTTACGGTTGTGTTGGTCAGGATCAGCCGGGAGATGAGGGTGCTTCCGGCGTTGACCGCCCCGCCGCCCATGCCGCTGACATCGGTGCCGGCGCCGGGGATACCGTTGGCCGCGTTGCCGCTGAGGGTGCTGTTGACCAGGGTCATGGTGCCGTTCATGTTGAACAAGCCGCCGCCGTTGCCCACCTGGTTGCCGGTTAAGGCCAAGGTGCTGTTGTGGCTGATGGTGCTATTATTAACGGTCACCTCCAGCTTGTGGCTGATGGTGGCGCTGTCAAATGCGTTGGCAATCCCCCCGCCGTTCACGGCCCGGTTGTGGCTGATGGTACTATTGTTGATGTTTAGCCGGGATAAGCCACCGCTGCTTCCCGAGGCATTCCAGATCCCGCCGCCGGTGCCGTTTAACGCATCGCTGCCGTTGGCAACATTATAACTGACCAGGCTGTTGCTGATGGTCAGGGTAGCGGTCAGGTGATCACGGCTTGCATTCAACAAGCCGCCCCCGCCCTCTGCGTCAGAGGTATTGCTCAAGACCCGGCTGCCGGTGACGGTCATTACGGCGTTGTAGTCCCGGCTATTAAAATTTATCGCCTCGTTCAATATACCGCCGGCAGCTTGAGCTGTATTGGAAATGATATCGGTATCTTCGATGGTGGTCGTGCCGCCCAGATTGGTTAAACCGCCCCCCTGATCGGCCACATTTTCGGAAACTTCGGAGCCGGAGAGGATCATTGCACCTGTTTCATTATAGATACCGCCGCCAAATTGATCCGCATCATTGTTGTAGATAAGGCTGTCCCGAACAGACAAGGTACCATAATTGTGGATGCCGCCGCCGTGATACAAACCTGTATTTCCGGAGACCGAACTGTCCTGAACAAGCAGCGTGCCTGAATTGAATATACCGCCGCCATAATCCGCTGCGTTGTAGTAGACATAACTGTCCCGAACGGTCAGGTTGCCGTTATAGTTGTAGATGCCGCCGCCGAGGGAGTCAGTGTCCGCGTCAGTGCCCGCGCCGTTGTAGATGGTCAACTTGTCCAGCATTACGGTGGCCGAGTTGGTGATGACAAAGACAGAACTAATATCGCCGCCATCAATGATGGTCGTTTCCGTGTCAACGCCCTCAATGGTCACGGAACGGGTGATGGTCAGGTTCTCATGATAGGTGTTGGCCGCTACCCGGATGAGCGTGCAAGCCGGGTTGGCCAGGGCCGCGCCAATAGTGGCATATTGGGTTGGAACATTGCAGGTTGTCGCCTGATTTTCCGGCGCGGCAAGGGCTTGCGAAATCGCCATTACGCTCAAGAGTGTGATAAAGATGCCGCAGGTGAACCATATCTTAACTTTAGTCATTGAAAATACCTCCTTGATTGGTATAATTTGAAATTTTTTGATGTTTTTGTAATTGAGATAACTCATTCAAAATCCGCCCGGCTATGCTGGGGCTTAAAACGGCCTGGCCCTTACTGACTACCCGGATGGCTTCAATAATTTCAGATGGCTGACAGCTCTCTTTATCCAGGTAGCCCCAGATGCCCTGCCTGAACAGGTTCACAATCAGCTCTTCCTGGTTACCAGGGGCGCTCAGTACCAGGATTTTGCTGTGAGGATACGCCTGGCTCAAACGCAATACGGATTGTCCATTCTGACCAGATACAGCCGCAACATCCAGCAAAATCACCCCGGGGTCAAGCTCCCGGTGCAAGGCAAGGGTGGCTGCCCCATCGCGCGCCTCGCCCACACAGGTCAGGTCGGTGGTGCGCTGGAGCCAGGCACGTATCGCCTGGCGAAAGGCGTTATCGGCAACAACGAGTAACACACGGATTGGGTTATGCATAACGCCCGTAGTTTCTCCTGCGAGCAATAACAACTGAACAAACCTGTTCCAGTATAAACCAATTCGGGGTACAAAAATTCACTTGATTGGGTACAAAAATTTACTGTTTTTGGCGGGTAATTTATGTATCGTTGGCGGGTATTTTGGGGGATGATTTAGAATTCTGACAAAAAACAAATAGCCAATCTAACCTGAACCACAAGCTACTTGTTGGGTTTGGAGTTCAACCCACTACAACCTTGAGGTAAAAGGTAAAGCTTACCTGATTATCGAATGGTCGAGCAAAAATTCTCACTGTTTGTGCTATCCCCCGGCCTGGGGTAGAATAGGGCCAAATTCTATGCACAAAAGGTAGCCCTGATATGACGTCACAACTTCCTCCCATTGCCAATATTCCCCTCCCCAAGACTATCCCGGAAGATTCTCATTGGTGGTAGTGGTCACAATCGACACGCCGGGTTGATCTTGACCGTCCGGCTGGTGCCTTGAAGTTGCCCCATGGCCAGTCTGATTGACTGGCATTTTTATTTTCTCGGGTAGTGACTGGTACAGATTGTCCCGGCTCCCTGATCGTAAAAAATAAGAAATGAAAATGTTCCAGCATTGGCTTCATTGAGATCTTCAAAACCGTTTTCGGTGATCACGTAAAGAGTCGCTTCGGAACTTCGCAGGCAGTTCGTAATCATCCAGTTCTTTCTTCACTTTAGAAAATTACTCGCTCCAGTTCAACGGCAATTCAAGCAAAAACATTTCCACCTCGTCGGTGCCGGAACGGCCCCAATTGCTGGTAAAAACAACCCGCGTAAAGTCCAGGTTGATGCTGGCGTGCGGCTCGGCCCAGTAGTCGTGCTCCTGGTTTTCGTCTACCAACGAATGGGTGTGCGCCAACCGCACCACGCGCCCGCCGGACTTCAGTTCGATGGCAAAAATCTGATCGTCCAGCCAGGTGTAGGCGGTTGGGTGTCCGCCGCTGTAGGTGGAGACCAGCGCCCAACCGGGCCGGTGGAAGGCGCGGCCCGAAAAGTGCAGGCCAATCGGCGTGTGGCTAAAATCTATCGGCCAAAGAGGAGTCACCGCGCCGGCGGCCAGGTCGAGCATAGAAATATGGTCGGTGTCAATATCCTGATAGATCAGCACCTCGCGCCCTTGAGCGTCGAGGGCCAGGTCGGAGTGTCCGATGAGGCGCAGCAAACTCCGCCCATTGGTCAGGTTGCGGTCGTAGACCATCAGGCCGCAGGGATGCGCGTCGTCGCCCAATTGGCCAGGCTCGCAATACTCATCGTGGTAGGCCAGGAAGTAGTTCCCCATCGGGCTGATGGTTACGGTGTCAATCTCCGGCTTGTCGGGTAGGTCGCGTCTGGCAATCACTCGATTCTCCAGTCGGTCGTACACCAGCAAGGCGACGGTCTGCCACTCCTGATTCTGAACCATCAAACCCCAATAGCGGCTGTCGAGCGAGGGGCTGCCTTCATAGCGCGTCCAAACAGCGGCCAGCGGCCGGTCGGGAAAATCCGTTGCAAAATCGTGAACCAGACTCTGCTCCTCGCTGCGCACATTGTAAGCCATCAGGCGGGTCTCATCGGAGTAGTAAAGCAAATCCGGGTTGCTGGCATCCCAACGGGGTTCCACGGCGAGGGGTAGTTGGCCAAGGGGGTGGAGGGTATGGGCATTATACAGATACCAGTTCGCCTCGATGCTGCGCGCCAGAATCAGGCTGCCGTCGGCGTTAAAAGACTGCACGCGCGAGTACTCGTTTTTCAAGCCGTTAGAGGGATCGTTCGCGGCCAGGTCAGTTTGCCGGTTGGTAACGCGCACCAGGCAGGCACCAAAGACCGGGTCGCGGAAGGGGACACGGGCCGGCGGCTCGGGCTGGTCCGGGGTCTGGCGGACGTTGAAATCTGTGACCAGGGATGGTTGAGAGTCAGAGCAGAGAGGTTCAACGTTTTCGCCGGGCAAAGGTAGGGCGGGGGTATCAAGGGACGGCGTAGGTGTGTCGTCAACCACGGTAGTGGATACGTCTGTCGTTGCCGGTGGGGTTTCACTTGGCGTATCTGTGGGCATGTCTAATTGGGTCGGCTCAGGTGTAAGAATTTGGGTTGGCTGCGCGGCTTGGGTAGCCGCGATAGCAACTTGTACCGTTGCCTCGAGATCAGGTGCGGTTTGGGTGGCCTCAACAGCGGCCTGGACCGTTGCCTCGAGATCAGGCGCGGCTTGGGTGGCGGCAACGGCAGCCTGCACCGTTGCCTCGAGGTCAGGCGTTGGGGTGCCACCACAAGCGGCTAACAATAAACTCGTCAGTGTTAAAAAAATAAAAAGGTGTTTCATTTTTTAGATCTCCTTTGAAAGGTGCGAAGCTTTCTTGTTGGGCGATTGTAGCGCGAGTGCGGGCAAGACGCATACGTCGTTCTTGCACATTCGCAAGCAATACCTTTATCCACCCGAATGCCCTTACGATTGGTTGCGCAAGATAAGCGGCAGGTACACCGCCTCCGGCCACCCCATGCGTCCATAGATGTGTCGGTAGACCGTCGGATCGCCCTGGGAATCCCCCTCGTACACGATCAGTGAGTCGCCCTGTCCCCAGGCCACGGATGGACTCTCGTGATCCCAGAATGCGGCGGCGGCGACCTCAAAAACCCCAATATTGTCACCACGTCGATGATAAGCAAAGATATGCTCACCGGTTGAGGTACTCGCCTGCCAGACGACCAGGTAATCCAAGTCGATTCCGGGCCGGGCCGCGACAGCGGGAGATGTCTCGTCGTCTGTGGAACCGGCAATGAAGAACGCGCTGCCCACTAGGTCGCCGTTCACGTCCAATTCCTGGCCACGGATATCCCAGTCGCAGCAAGGACCAGGGTAAGCGTGCTGCCAAACCACCAGGTAGCGGCTCTGCTGGTTGGTGGCTACGGCCGGTAGCAGTTGATCTTCTTCCGAGGCATTGATCGTAAACTCGCCCGGCGGGTTAACTATAACGGCAGGCCCGGCATCGATGCGGGCGGCGCGGATATCGCCATCGCTCGCAGTCCACATGTGCCGCCAGACCACCAGGTATTCGTCGGCAGCGACGTTGTAGGTCACGTCGGCCTGGTACGGCTGCCCGGCAGTGGAGATGATGGCGCCATATAGCTTGGTGCCGTTATTCGAAAGGATAGCGTGGGCTATGTCGGTTGGCGTAAGCGTCGTCGCGTCATAGGCGCTCCAGACCACCAGGTATTCGTTCCGGTAGCTGTTCCAGGCCACGCGGGGCGTCCAAAAGGTGCGGTTGGGCCAGGTGATAATCTGGAATTCGGAGTTCATGTAGGATCCGTTCCAGGCCATGGTCCGGCCCCAGATTTCGTAGGTAGAGCCGTCGCCGTTGGCGTTGTACATCCAGGTGATCAGGTATTCGTCGTTCGTGGCGTTGTAGGCCACGGCCGGCTGAGCCCGGTCGTTGGTGCCGGCAGAGACGGCGAACCAGCTCAGAAGCTGGCCGCTCGCGGACACGCGCCGGGCATAGACGTCGCGGTGGCCGTTGGGCCAGGTGTTGTGCCAGACGACCAGGTACTCGTCGTGGAGCCGGTTGTAGGCCACGCTTGGCTTATATCGGTCGCACTCCGGCGTGGTAGGCAACGAGATTTGGATCTCACCGCCGAGCCGGGGCGCGGCAGCCGGGCTGACCCAATCGGCCCGCCACGCAACCTCGCGGGCGGTACTCATAGGGGCCAGCATACCGGCCAGCAGGATCAGGCCGGTAATCAGAAACAGAGTAGCGCAAGTTTTGTTCTTCATGGAATTTCTCCTTACTTTACTTTCGGTCTAAAGGCTTGCGATTCGCGGATATGGCGAGTGGTCGGTTCCCCGCTCAAGTTTGCGGGGCGCTGTGTCGCCGTTCTTGCATAACTTCGTCCAAGATACACCCGGCGATACCCGGGCTGAGAACTGCTTCTCCTCTGCTGACGGCACAGATGGCTTTCACCATCTCGATTGGCTGGACTTTTTCTTTGACCAGGTGGCCCAGCGCACCCTTTTTGAACGCCTCGAGCGCCAGTTGCTCTTGACCCTCACCGTTCAAGACGATAATCTTGGCGTCAGGAAACAATTCGCAGATGTGGCCCATCGTCTGCAAATCGTTGGCGGGTCGCGCGCTTATGTCTAACAAGATAACATCAGGGCGAGTCTCGCGGATCAGAGCGATGGCCTGCCGCTCCTCTTTCGCCTCGCCCACGACCGTGATGCCGTTTGTCCCTTCGAGCCATGCGCGCGCCCTCCGGCGGAACAAATCGTCGTTGTCCACGATTGAGACTTTGATTGAATTATTCACCTGTTTTTCTCCGGGGAAGTCCAAACAATCGTGAAGCATGGCCCGACTGGTTTTACCTCACAATTATCCCACAGGCTTACCTCGCTTCACAAGAGATAAAATTCACCGGCAGGCAAAGAAAAAAGTACCTTACAAGAAGGTACTTTTTTACCTGAATTATGTTCCGGGTGGCGTGCTGCGGGTGGGGACA is a window encoding:
- a CDS encoding response regulator transcription factor; translation: MHNPIRVLLVVADNAFRQAIRAWLQRTTDLTCVGEARDGAATLALHRELDPGVILLDVAAVSGQNGQSVLRLSQAYPHSKILVLSAPGNQEELIVNLFRQGIWGYLDKESCQPSEIIEAIRVVSKGQAVLSPSIAGRILNELSQLQKHQKISNYTNQGGIFND
- a CDS encoding response regulator transcription factor, giving the protein MNNSIKVSIVDNDDLFRRRARAWLEGTNGITVVGEAKEERQAIALIRETRPDVILLDISARPANDLQTMGHICELFPDAKIIVLNGEGQEQLALEAFKKGALGHLVKEKVQPIEMVKAICAVSRGEAVLSPGIAGCILDEVMQERRHSAPQT